In Nostoc sp. UHCC 0926, a single genomic region encodes these proteins:
- a CDS encoding phosphodiester glycosidase family protein: protein MSTKKFFLLFSLIIGASFLSGCQEIEANSVPKASKTCLGKDAKFSIDFFKTNNQGKKNQRGINNVIIFNPKSAELDFKVNVGLSHKLYAKDARGKLRKEYVPKQFHELIGGENAKLDGQLPIAAINADYIGTDDKPQGLNVSRGVEYSGAFKNKRSSFGISGGTPNQRQATIQTGRRKSDILNYNLVGGNGRFYRQGKFKDICQDLGEFACKNATNRSLAAITNQGYVILLVNDLKANSNIELSQVNQELLPDMFDNVLEGIASNNCLGKIQEGILFDGGMSPGLYYNQKTYVENLGPIGSVFLIYKK from the coding sequence ATGTCTACAAAAAAATTCTTTTTGTTATTTAGTTTGATAATTGGTGCAAGCTTTTTATCAGGTTGTCAAGAGATTGAGGCAAATTCAGTCCCAAAAGCATCTAAAACTTGCCTTGGTAAAGATGCTAAGTTCAGTATTGATTTTTTTAAAACCAATAATCAAGGTAAAAAAAATCAAAGAGGCATTAACAATGTGATTATTTTTAATCCCAAATCAGCGGAATTAGATTTCAAAGTTAATGTTGGTCTATCTCATAAACTCTACGCCAAAGATGCTAGGGGGAAACTGCGTAAAGAATATGTACCAAAACAGTTTCATGAACTCATTGGCGGTGAGAATGCCAAATTAGACGGTCAGCTACCCATTGCCGCAATTAATGCCGACTATATAGGTACTGATGATAAACCACAAGGCTTAAATGTTTCTCGTGGCGTAGAGTATTCAGGAGCATTTAAAAATAAACGTTCTTCCTTTGGGATATCAGGAGGTACACCCAATCAGCGACAGGCTACTATCCAAACTGGTAGAAGAAAGAGCGATATTCTAAATTATAATTTAGTGGGCGGTAATGGCAGATTCTATCGTCAGGGTAAGTTTAAAGATATTTGTCAAGATTTGGGAGAATTTGCCTGTAAAAATGCAACTAATCGCTCTCTGGCAGCTATCACTAATCAAGGCTATGTAATACTATTAGTTAATGACTTGAAAGCTAATTCAAATATTGAATTGTCTCAAGTTAATCAAGAGTTACTGCCAGATATGTTTGATAATGTCCTAGAAGGTATTGCTAGCAATAACTGTTTAGGTAAGATTCAAGAAGGGATTTTATTTGATGGAGGCATGTC
- a CDS encoding Rrf2 family transcriptional regulator, which yields MKLTTRGHYSVKALLDLSLQPRYGPVSVRAIAKRQDIPAPYLEKLLIEMRRASLVKSIRGSIGGYQLAREPAQISIGQILEAVGETSHLPHHTPASAQAEDWVTFSLWQRLNQKLKEALYSITLADLYYDARSWQASLGEEASFVV from the coding sequence ATGAAACTAACTACCAGAGGACACTATAGTGTGAAGGCGTTGCTAGATTTGAGTTTACAGCCAAGATATGGTCCTGTATCAGTGAGAGCGATCGCCAAACGCCAAGATATCCCAGCTCCTTACCTCGAAAAATTACTAATAGAAATGCGTCGTGCGTCTTTAGTGAAATCAATTCGTGGTAGCATCGGTGGATACCAATTGGCAAGAGAGCCTGCACAAATATCTATAGGACAAATTTTAGAAGCAGTTGGCGAGACTAGCCATTTACCCCATCACACCCCAGCATCTGCACAAGCTGAAGATTGGGTAACATTTAGCCTCTGGCAGAGACTCAATCAAAAGCTTAAAGAAGCTTTGTATAGTATTACTCTGGCAGACCTTTATTACGATGCTCGTAGCTGGCAGGCTTCCCTTGGAGAAGAGGCTAGTTTTGTGGTTTAG
- the cbiB gene encoding adenosylcobinamide-phosphate synthase CbiB produces the protein MTNSIYVLIIAALLDYLIGDPWDWPHPVQVMGWVISRLTKFSLQLCQNSLTQRLAGIVLGIILIIGSGLVGFLIIQSARWIHPLLGIAIDSILLASCFAGRSLRAAAVAVLQPLTAGDLGQARKILSNYVGRDTQNLSQAEISRAILETVAENATDGVMAPLFYAIVGVFVPLVGPTPLALAYKASSTLDSMVGYREAPYTYLGWFCARLEDCLTWLPCRLTVVTLALLSGKPMHVYRICRRDAINDPSPNSGWSECAYAAFLGVQMGGTNWYRGIAKYKPLLGDAIYPITATSIQNALQLTRYCFLLWLGIAIAIFLILPNR, from the coding sequence ATGACTAATAGCATCTATGTCTTAATAATTGCTGCACTTTTAGATTACTTAATTGGCGATCCTTGGGATTGGCCTCATCCAGTGCAAGTTATGGGGTGGGTAATTTCTCGCTTGACTAAATTTTCTCTGCAATTGTGTCAAAATTCTCTAACACAACGCCTAGCTGGAATTGTACTAGGCATTATCCTAATAATTGGTAGCGGCCTTGTTGGCTTTTTGATTATTCAAAGTGCTAGATGGATTCATCCGTTGTTGGGAATTGCAATAGATAGTATTCTTTTGGCTAGTTGTTTTGCTGGCAGAAGTTTGCGAGCAGCAGCAGTGGCTGTTTTACAACCTTTAACAGCGGGAGATTTGGGGCAGGCTCGGAAGATTTTAAGTAATTACGTTGGTCGAGATACACAAAACCTCTCACAAGCAGAAATTTCACGAGCCATTTTAGAAACGGTTGCAGAAAATGCCACCGATGGGGTAATGGCTCCACTTTTTTATGCAATTGTTGGTGTCTTTGTGCCACTTGTGGGGCCAACTCCCTTGGCTTTAGCATACAAAGCCAGCAGTACCCTTGATTCAATGGTGGGCTATCGGGAAGCACCTTATACTTATTTGGGATGGTTCTGTGCGCGGTTGGAAGATTGTTTGACTTGGCTACCTTGTCGGTTAACAGTTGTGACTCTGGCGCTGTTATCAGGTAAACCGATGCATGTTTACCGAATTTGTCGTCGAGATGCAATTAATGATCCTAGTCCCAATTCTGGCTGGAGTGAGTGCGCCTATGCTGCTTTTTTGGGTGTGCAGATGGGGGGTACAAATTGGTATCGTGGGATAGCTAAGTACAAACCACTGCTAGGAGATGCTATTTATCCGATTACTGCAACTTCTATTCAGAATGCTTTGCAGCTGACTCGATATTGTTTTTTGCTATGGTTAGGGATAGCGATCGCTATATTCTTAATACTCCCAAATAGGTAA
- the pyrR gene encoding bifunctional pyr operon transcriptional regulator/uracil phosphoribosyltransferase PyrR produces MPAKVVEILSSEEIRRTLTRLASQIVERTRDLSQLVLLGIYTRGALLAELLARQIETLEGVAVSVGALDITFYRDDLDKIGLRTPTKSEIPFDLTGKTVVLVDDVIFKGRTIRAALNAVNEYGRPEVIRLAVLVDRGHRELPIHPDFIGKQLPTAKEEVVKVYLQNCDGRDAVELIGD; encoded by the coding sequence ATGCCTGCCAAAGTAGTTGAAATTCTCTCATCAGAAGAAATCCGTCGGACCTTGACTCGCCTCGCCTCTCAAATTGTGGAAAGGACACGTGATTTGTCTCAACTGGTGCTTCTTGGTATTTATACCAGGGGTGCGTTATTAGCCGAATTGTTGGCGCGTCAGATTGAGACACTCGAAGGCGTAGCCGTGTCAGTCGGCGCTTTGGACATTACATTTTATCGAGATGACCTCGATAAAATTGGATTGCGGACTCCAACGAAAAGCGAAATTCCTTTTGACCTGACGGGGAAAACGGTTGTACTCGTGGATGATGTTATTTTCAAAGGACGGACGATTCGCGCTGCTTTGAACGCAGTCAACGAGTACGGTAGACCAGAGGTGATTCGTTTAGCTGTGTTAGTAGACAGAGGTCATCGAGAATTACCAATTCACCCAGATTTTATTGGCAAGCAGTTGCCTACTGCTAAAGAAGAAGTTGTCAAAGTTTACTTACAAAATTGCGATGGACGAGATGCAGTGGAGTTGATCGGAGATTAG
- a CDS encoding DUF4912 domain-containing protein has product MAKERPPLEEMTLRQLRRVASEYSISRYSRMRKSQLLASILEVQRSKTLLSPSRSLEAQETVEAAKFELGQEDRTGGSLADVDEGLADLPSGYGESRIVLLPRDPQWAYTYWDIPNEHKQELRRQGGQQLALRIYDVTDINIEYQGPHSIQEYPADELAREWYLPVPVSDRDYVIDIGYRAADGRWLVLARSAKVHIPPVYPSDWIEDVFITVNFEEDLRGETQHELVHPAKKIAVTANDGVNVNVNGNSNSNGNPIYDEIFGLAESAEVQRVAGSIFGSQQQVPGSARPEQAISSYIFPSGVGLWAIPTGSGLTASGAGMSGVGFSASAVPVRPRQFWLIADAELIVYGATEPDATVTIGGRRIQLNPDGTFRFQMSFQDGLIDYPILAVAADGEQTRSIQMKFNRETPSQNTNTKEEAVLEWFP; this is encoded by the coding sequence ATGGCAAAAGAACGCCCACCACTAGAAGAGATGACCTTACGGCAACTACGCAGAGTTGCCAGCGAATATAGCATCTCTCGCTATAGCCGAATGCGTAAATCACAATTGCTGGCATCAATTCTAGAAGTCCAGCGCAGCAAAACTTTGCTCAGTCCATCTCGTTCGTTGGAGGCACAAGAAACCGTGGAAGCAGCTAAGTTTGAATTAGGTCAGGAAGATCGGACTGGTGGATCTTTGGCTGATGTTGATGAAGGACTCGCCGATCTGCCCTCTGGCTATGGTGAAAGCCGGATTGTCCTCTTACCGCGCGATCCTCAGTGGGCTTACACTTACTGGGATATTCCGAATGAACATAAACAGGAACTGCGCCGACAAGGAGGACAACAACTCGCACTACGGATTTATGATGTCACCGACATCAATATCGAATACCAAGGCCCCCACAGTATTCAAGAATATCCTGCTGATGAACTAGCTAGAGAATGGTATCTACCAGTTCCAGTTAGCGATCGCGATTATGTGATCGATATCGGTTATCGTGCTGCTGATGGTCGCTGGTTGGTACTAGCTCGTTCTGCTAAAGTACACATTCCTCCTGTCTATCCTTCTGACTGGATTGAAGATGTCTTCATCACTGTAAACTTTGAAGAAGATTTGCGTGGAGAGACTCAGCACGAACTGGTTCACCCTGCTAAGAAGATTGCAGTTACCGCCAATGATGGTGTGAATGTGAATGTCAACGGCAACAGCAACAGCAACGGTAACCCCATCTACGACGAAATATTTGGTTTAGCCGAATCTGCTGAAGTACAACGGGTTGCTGGTTCTATCTTCGGCTCCCAGCAGCAAGTACCAGGTTCAGCGCGTCCTGAACAAGCCATTAGCTCCTACATTTTCCCATCTGGTGTGGGTCTGTGGGCAATTCCCACCGGATCTGGCTTAACTGCTTCTGGTGCAGGAATGTCAGGTGTTGGCTTCTCGGCTTCCGCTGTACCAGTTCGTCCGCGCCAGTTCTGGTTAATTGCCGATGCTGAGTTGATAGTCTACGGTGCAACTGAACCTGATGCTACCGTAACCATTGGTGGCCGGAGAATTCAGTTAAATCCAGATGGGACATTCCGCTTCCAGATGTCCTTCCAGGATGGTTTAATCGACTATCCGATTTTGGCTGTAGCTGCTGATGGTGAGCAAACCCGGTCAATTCAAATGAAATTTAATCGTGAGACACCATCCCAGAATACTAACACCAAAGAAGAAGCTGTTTTAGAATGGTTCCCTTAA